The nucleotide sequence TGGAGCAACAGACATCGAAAGACTCGTGACATTTCCCATAGAACAGGCGAACAATAACATTTCAGGATTAAAAGAAATCCGCAGTTTTTCCCGTTTCGGTTTATCGCTCGTTACCATCGTCTTTGAGGATGATGTAGATATTTACTGGGCAAGACAGCAGGTTGCAGAAAGGCTGCAGCAGGTTCAGAGCCAGATTCCGCAGGGAATCGGAACTCCCGAATTAGGTCCTATTTCCACAGGTTTAGGAGAAATTTTCCAGTACGTGATCCGTCCCGAAAAAGGCTACGAGAAAAAATACGACATCACAGAACTCCGCACCATTCAGGACTGGATCGTGAGAAGGCAGCTTCTCGGTGTAAAAGGCGTTGCCGAAGTCAGCAGTTTCGGAGGAAAACTGAAACAATATGAAATTGCTGTAAATCCCGACAGATTAAACGCTTACGGAATCACCATCAACGATGTTTTCGATGCGTTAAACACCAATAACCAGAACACAGGAGGAGCTTATATTGAAAAAGGTCCCACCGTTTTATACATCCGAAGCGAAGGTCTCATCGGAAATATTGAAGACATCAAAAATATTGCAATTGCTTCCAAAACCAATGAAATCCCACTGTTCATAAGAGATGTTGCAGAGGTGAAAACCAGCTTTGCCACAAGATACGGTGCAATGACGTTCAACGATCAGGGAGAAGTTTCCGGAGCAGTGGTGATGATGCTGAAAGGCGAAAACAGCAATCAGGTTATTAAAAATGTAAAAGAAAAAATCGCACAGATCCAGAAAACCCTTCCGAAAGGAGTCGTAATAGAACCGTTTCTTGATCGTACCAAAATGGTAAACAACGCCATCGGAACCGTAGAAAAAAACCTTACAGAAGGCGCATTAATCGTTGTTTTTGTACTAGTCTTATTCCTCGGAAATGTACGAGCAGGATTGCTTGTGGCGTCCGTAATTCCCCTCGCAATGCTTTTTGCCATCTGTATGATGAATCTTTTCGGAGTCAGCGGAAACCTGATGAGTCTCGGTGCATTGGATTTTGGTCTGATAATCGACGGTGCAGTCATTATTGTAGAATCCGTCCTGCATCAGTTCAGTCATAATTCAAAATTCAAAAAAATATTCTCCGTCGGAAAAGAAGAAATGGACACCATTGTTACCGATTCTGCCGGAAAAATGATGAACAGTGCTGTCTTCGGTCAGATCATCATCCTGATTGTTTATCTTCCCATTCTTACCTTACAGGGAATTGAAGGAAAAATGTTCAAACCGATGGCTCAGACGGTGGCTTTTGCTTTATTAGGAGCATTTTTATTGTCGTTAACCTACATTCCGATGATGAGTTCTTTACTTTTGAGAAAAAGAAGCTCAAAACCGAGTTTATCCGACCGGATGATGAAAAAAGTAGAGAAAATCTATCTGAAAACATTGCTTAAAATCTTAAGAGTTCCAAAAATGGTATTCTCTATCGTGGCTGTACTTTTCGTATTGGCAATTTTCATTCTCAGCAGAATGGGAGGAGAATTTATTCCTTCCCTTGAAGAAGGAGATTTTGCGGTAGAAACCAGAGTTTTGCCGGGAAGTAATCTGAATACAACCATTGAAAGTACACAGAAGGCAGCTCACATCCTGAAATCAAGATTTCCTGAAGTACAAAAAGTCGTGACAAAAATAGGAAGCGGGGAAGTTCCTACAGATCCTATGCCGATGGATGCCGCCGATTTAATGGTGATTCTGAAAGATAAAAAAGAATGGACTTCCGCATCCACATTTGCGGAACTGGCGGATAAAATGACCAAAGAATTACAGGACGTTCCCGGGGTAACGGTAAGTTTTCAGTTTCCGGTGCAGATGCGTTTCAATGAACTGATGACGGGAGCAAGACAGGATGTCGTGGTGAAGATTTTCGGAGATGATCTGGACGTTCTTTCCCAAAATGCCCAAAAACTGGGGAAAATTATTGAAACTGTTGACGGAGCGCAAAATCTTTACATCGAGCCGATTGCAGGAATGCCGCAGGTAACCATAGAATACAACCGTCCTGTTATTGCACAATATCATTTATCGATTTCCGACATCAACCGGATTGTGAATGCTGCATTCGCAGGGCAGAGTACAGGTCTCGTTTTCGAAGGCGAAAAACGTTTCGATATGGTTGTTCGTCTCGATTCCAAAGTCCGTAAAAATGTGGATGATATTAAAAATCTGCTTGTTCCGACACCTTTCGGAAACCAGATTCCCCTTTCTCAGCTTGCAAAAGTTGAGGTAAAAAACGGACCTAACCAAATACAGAGAGAAAATGCACAACGAAGAATTGTGGTTGGATTCAACATCAAAGGAAGAGACGTTCAGAGCATCGTGGAAGAACTTCAGACTAAAGTGAACAAAGAGATAAAACTTCCGACAGGTTATTATATGACTTACGGAGGTTCTTTTGAAAACCTGAACAATGCAAAACAGCGTCTGATGATTGCCGTTCCGGTAGCTTTGGCGCTTATTTTCGTGATGTTGTTCTTAGCATTCGGCTCGGTGAAAGAAAGTCTGCTGATTTACACCGCAATTCCACTTTCAATTATTGGCGGCGTATTTCTTCTGGCTTTGAGAGGAATGCCTTTCAGCATCAGTGCAGGCGTTGGATTCATCGCCCTTTTCGGAGTGGCGGTTCTCAACGGAATCGTTCTCATCTCAGAATTCAACAGATTATACAAAAGCGGAATCCGTAATATCGTAAGAATTGTAATTGATGGCGGAGAATCCAGACTTCGTCCGGTTCTGATGACGGCTTTCGTGGCATCTTTAGGATTTATTCCGATGGCGCTTAGCAACGGAGCAGGAGCAGAAGTTCAGCGTCCGTTGGCAACTGTGGTAATAGGAGGTCTGCTCGTGGCAACCTTCCTTACGCTTTTTGTACTGCCGCTTCTTTATGTAACCATTGAAAAAGGATTTAAAATGGAAAATAATCACAAAAATATAACGGCTGTATTCATTTTGCTATTCAGCTTTGCAGGATTCGGATTGAAAGCGCAAACGCCAATCGATCTTCAGACAGCGATCAATACCGCACTGGAAAACAACAGAAATCTTAAAAACGAAAAACTGAAATCGGAATATTCCAAAGCTTTAACCCAAATCACGCAGTTGAAATTTTTTGAGATAAGTCTATGGGGTAATCCCAAATTCCGACGAACCATTTTCTGCGTTTTTTGGTGAGTGCAATCTTCAGTTTGAGTGTGTCACCTACTTTTTCAAAATAAGCTCCAATAGCAAAGGTTCTATATCGTAGTGTAGATAATGTTTTCTGCGTTTTTTCTTGAAGAACAAACAGTCTGAAAATTGACATCAGATTATAAGCAATCATCGAAAATATAAGTGCAGCTTCTGTAGGGAAAAAGCCTTTAAGGTTAAAACTTTCGGCTCCAAAATCTGCCTTTAATTCCTTGATTCTATTCTCTGCATCGCCTCTGTTTCGGTACGTTCTCCAAACATCTGTTGCCGATTGTTCTTGGTTGGTAATATAGGCTGAATAGCGATAATTTCTATGAATTTCATCTTCCGGAAACAGGCTTAATATTCGGCCTGCCGCATTCGGCCGTTGTGCTATTTTTTGCCTTACAATGACTATCCTTCTTGGCTTTTCCCAGTTTTTTGCTTGATAATATTTGTCGCAAATTTCGATGCCCTCATCAACTTTTATCCAAAAATCTTGCTGGTCTATCAAGTGTTGAATGGGGTGAGTAAATTTTGCAGCGATGATGTATTGGAGTGTTTTTAATTCAAGATAATCCATAATGTCTTTCTGGAAAAAACCACTATCCAAACGAACTAATCCTACTTTTTTATCCCCAAAATTTAAGAGTGTTTCTTCTAAAAATCCTACAAAATTATTTGCCGAAGAAGTATCACCGCTCCTGAGCCAAAAATTAGCGACCATCTTTACATCGTTCACAAATGCAATGATAGGATGATGGCTGTTTCTTCCTTTTTTCTTAGGATTGTAGCCTTTTTTTGCTCCCTCTTGCTCTCCGTATCGAGTAATTACAGATGAATCAATGTCTAACGTAAAATAATTGAGGTTCAAATTCTGAAAAAACCAACTGAAAAAATGATGCCCAACTTGCTGGTTGATGTGTTGTGTAAACTTGCCAAAATAGCGTTTATATGCGTCCTGAGCAGGGGTTTTCCGCCAGTCAAATATTTCCCCAAGAGCCTTATCTGCACGGGTAATTTCTGTGTGCAAAAAACGATTGGCGCCACACCAAATACTCGTAATAAAAGATTCAAGCAAAACTTCTTTTTTATA is from Epilithonimonas vandammei and encodes:
- a CDS encoding IS1380 family transposase; amino-acid sequence: MKFDLSFTNKEITPWGGMVFLKQMLDKIGFREQIEKCESLPVSLSNNSYKKEVLLESFITSIWCGANRFLHTEITRADKALGEIFDWRKTPAQDAYKRYFGKFTQHINQQVGHHFFSWFFQNLNLNYFTLDIDSSVITRYGEQEGAKKGYNPKKKGRNSHHPIIAFVNDVKMVANFWLRSGDTSSANNFVGFLEETLLNFGDKKVGLVRLDSGFFQKDIMDYLELKTLQYIIAAKFTHPIQHLIDQQDFWIKVDEGIEICDKYYQAKNWEKPRRIVIVRQKIAQRPNAAGRILSLFPEDEIHRNYRYSAYITNQEQSATDVWRTYRNRGDAENRIKELKADFGAESFNLKGFFPTEAALIFSMIAYNLMSIFRLFVLQEKTQKTLSTLRYRTFAIGAYFEKVGDTLKLKIALTKKRRKWFVGIWDYPIDLSQKISTA